Proteins encoded in a region of the Caballeronia sp. M1242 genome:
- a CDS encoding ABC transporter ATP-binding protein, whose translation MPFLEIDDLHKTFGPNVALHRFDMTIEQGEFITFLGPSGCGKTTVLRMIAGFETPTRGTIRLNGRDVTHMRTRDRAVGMVFQAYALFPNMTVAQNIGFALKVAKRSQKEIDARVAEMLELIKLPQLAGRYPWQLSGGQQQRVALARALASKPQVLLLDEPLSALDAKIRVSLREDIRALQRELGITSIFVTHDQEEALSISDRIVVMNDGRVEQVGSPLDIYNFPRTRFVASFVGTLNILAGRVIDPGTGRIAVDGQELVTSRSLPPDDAGKERLLALRPEAIVLEPPSNGRNSLAATVEQISFLGAVVRIRARVSDAVVSIDVFNDPNRTLPEYGQPVALGFSHDNLLVLDENPR comes from the coding sequence ATGCCATTTCTCGAAATCGACGATCTTCACAAAACCTTCGGGCCGAACGTGGCCCTGCATCGGTTCGACATGACGATCGAGCAGGGCGAATTCATCACGTTTCTCGGTCCCTCGGGCTGCGGCAAGACGACGGTGCTGCGCATGATCGCCGGATTCGAGACGCCCACGCGCGGCACCATCCGTCTGAACGGACGCGACGTCACGCATATGCGCACGCGCGATCGCGCCGTGGGCATGGTGTTTCAGGCGTATGCGCTCTTTCCGAACATGACGGTGGCGCAGAACATCGGCTTCGCGTTGAAGGTTGCGAAGCGTTCGCAAAAGGAGATCGATGCGCGCGTCGCCGAGATGCTCGAACTCATCAAGCTGCCGCAACTCGCCGGGCGGTATCCGTGGCAACTGTCAGGCGGACAGCAACAGCGCGTGGCGCTGGCTCGCGCGCTGGCGAGCAAACCGCAGGTGCTGCTGCTCGACGAACCGCTGTCCGCGCTCGATGCGAAAATCCGCGTGTCGCTGCGCGAAGACATTCGGGCGCTGCAGCGTGAACTCGGCATCACATCGATCTTTGTCACGCATGACCAGGAAGAGGCGTTGTCGATCTCCGACCGTATCGTCGTGATGAACGACGGACGCGTGGAGCAGGTGGGTTCGCCGCTCGACATCTACAACTTCCCGCGCACGCGCTTTGTGGCCTCGTTCGTGGGAACGCTGAATATTCTGGCGGGACGCGTGATCGATCCCGGCACCGGGCGCATCGCGGTCGATGGTCAGGAACTCGTGACGTCGCGCTCCCTGCCGCCGGATGATGCCGGCAAGGAGCGATTGCTGGCGCTGCGTCCCGAAGCGATCGTGCTGGAGCCGCCGTCGAACGGTCGCAATTCGCTCGCGGCCACCGTCGAGCAGATCAGCTTTCTCGGCGCCGTGGTGCGCATTCGCGCGCGCGTGAGCGACGCAGTCGTTTCGATCGATGTGTTCAACGATCCGAACCGGACCCTGCCGGAATACGGGCAGCCGGTTGCACTCGGGTTTTCGCATGACAACCTTCTCGTGCTGGATGAGAACCCGCGCTAG
- a CDS encoding ABC transporter permease subunit, which produces MSASPQPGASGPDLLTPAAPAPQSGPARASRGAGWLSYAGVAPFFAFALLFLLLPTAFLMIGAFQDAQGHFTLANLRELSQPAVLDAYWISVKVSVASSAGGTLFGALLAWAAVHGRLPAWIRPTLMTFSGVASNFAGVPLAFAFICTLGRVGLVTVLARKYLGVNLYSTGFSILSFFGLTITYLYFQIPLMVLIITPALDGLKREWREACDCLGGTAAQYWRYVGLPVLWPSLLGAALLLFANAFGAVATAYALTGSSLNIVPILLYAQIRGDVLHNQNLGYALALGMIVVTGLSNGGYIWLRARAERGRR; this is translated from the coding sequence ATGAGCGCATCTCCGCAGCCAGGCGCTTCGGGCCCGGATCTGCTGACGCCGGCCGCGCCCGCGCCGCAGTCCGGCCCCGCCCGCGCAAGCCGTGGCGCCGGCTGGCTCAGCTATGCCGGCGTCGCGCCATTCTTTGCTTTCGCGCTGCTGTTTCTATTGCTGCCCACCGCTTTTCTGATGATCGGCGCCTTCCAGGATGCGCAGGGACACTTCACGCTGGCGAATCTTCGCGAACTGTCCCAGCCCGCCGTGCTCGATGCCTACTGGATCAGCGTGAAAGTGAGCGTGGCATCGTCCGCCGGCGGGACGCTCTTCGGCGCGTTGCTCGCCTGGGCCGCGGTGCATGGCCGCCTACCGGCGTGGATCCGTCCGACGCTCATGACGTTTTCGGGAGTCGCCTCGAACTTCGCGGGCGTGCCGCTCGCCTTCGCATTCATCTGCACCTTGGGGCGCGTGGGTCTCGTAACGGTGCTGGCGCGCAAATACCTCGGCGTCAATCTCTATTCCACGGGCTTCAGCATTCTCAGCTTCTTCGGGCTGACCATCACCTACCTGTACTTCCAGATTCCGTTGATGGTCCTCATCATCACGCCCGCGCTGGACGGTCTCAAACGCGAGTGGCGCGAAGCATGCGACTGCCTCGGCGGCACGGCCGCGCAGTATTGGCGCTACGTCGGATTGCCGGTCCTGTGGCCGAGCCTGCTCGGGGCGGCGCTGCTGCTCTTTGCCAACGCGTTCGGCGCAGTGGCCACGGCCTACGCGCTGACGGGCAGCTCGCTCAACATCGTGCCGATCCTGCTGTACGCGCAGATTCGCGGCGACGTGCTGCATAACCAGAACCTCGGTTATGCGCTCGCGCTGGGCATGATCGTGGTCACGGGCTTGTCGAACGGCGGCTACATCTGGTTGCGCGCGAGAGCCGAAAGAGGCCGCCGATGA
- a CDS encoding amidase, whose translation MEKRSAIDVDLATLTVDAVQDGFRTGRFTAEELARACFDWIERHNTMYNALIFLNPAAIDDARRIDEQRAAGEALGPLAGVPVVIKDPMDMVGFPTTAGWSKLYSKTGGIDLMPERDAPVVARMRRAGAILLGKTNVPILSHTGSHANDSWAGPTINVAMPDRVPGGSSAGTASAVASGMAVLGLAEETGGSIQNPASAQDLVGIKPTIGLVPNAGVMPLSGNRDVVGPIARNVKDAALCLDVIAGYTSEDPKTLAGVGRQPEGGYASALDRDALKGKRIGLYGPGWRDQPLSDEAAALYERVKGELVSLGATLIDDPFQGSGFAELRRTTPPLRNFDARGLESIPYDVEKYLERLGKHASIKSFAQFAEVTRDEDAFSPHGVLNFMHSLADFKAALANPSQPPEMPEFIELKARYLRIFERVFDEQRLDALVFPQMRCELPPLHGKDTIQETTVGEINIAGVPGIAVPAGYYESGSPFGLIFVGRQWDEAALLGLAYAYEQGAGRRKAPVLG comes from the coding sequence ATGGAAAAACGCAGCGCAATCGACGTCGATCTTGCGACCCTCACGGTCGATGCCGTGCAGGACGGATTCAGGACCGGCCGGTTCACGGCGGAAGAACTGGCGCGCGCCTGCTTCGACTGGATCGAACGTCATAACACGATGTATAACGCGCTGATCTTCCTGAATCCCGCCGCGATCGACGACGCGCGCAGGATCGACGAGCAGCGCGCCGCCGGTGAAGCATTGGGGCCGCTCGCTGGCGTGCCGGTCGTCATCAAAGACCCGATGGACATGGTCGGCTTTCCGACCACCGCGGGATGGTCGAAGTTGTACAGCAAGACCGGCGGCATCGACCTGATGCCCGAGCGCGATGCGCCGGTTGTCGCGCGCATGCGCCGCGCGGGCGCGATTCTGCTCGGCAAGACGAACGTCCCGATTCTGAGTCATACCGGATCGCATGCCAACGACAGTTGGGCAGGCCCGACGATCAACGTCGCGATGCCCGACCGCGTGCCGGGCGGAAGCAGCGCGGGAACGGCGTCGGCGGTGGCGTCGGGCATGGCGGTGCTCGGACTCGCCGAGGAGACGGGTGGATCCATCCAGAACCCCGCATCGGCGCAGGACCTCGTCGGCATCAAGCCGACCATTGGGCTGGTGCCGAACGCGGGCGTGATGCCCTTGTCGGGCAATCGCGACGTCGTCGGGCCGATTGCGCGCAACGTGAAAGATGCGGCGCTGTGTCTCGACGTGATCGCCGGTTACACGAGCGAAGACCCGAAGACGCTCGCCGGCGTCGGCCGGCAGCCGGAAGGCGGCTATGCGTCGGCGCTCGACCGTGACGCGCTGAAGGGCAAGCGCATCGGTCTGTACGGTCCCGGCTGGCGCGATCAGCCGCTTTCCGACGAGGCCGCGGCGCTGTACGAGCGCGTGAAGGGCGAGCTCGTATCGCTCGGCGCGACGCTGATCGACGATCCTTTCCAAGGCTCCGGCTTTGCCGAACTGCGCAGGACGACTCCGCCGCTGCGCAATTTCGACGCGCGCGGTCTCGAATCCATCCCCTACGACGTCGAGAAATATCTGGAACGTTTGGGCAAGCATGCTTCGATCAAGAGCTTTGCGCAGTTCGCGGAGGTGACGAGAGACGAAGACGCTTTCTCGCCGCACGGCGTGCTGAACTTCATGCACAGCCTGGCGGATTTCAAGGCCGCGCTGGCGAATCCATCGCAGCCGCCGGAGATGCCTGAATTCATCGAACTGAAGGCGCGCTATCTACGCATCTTCGAGCGCGTGTTCGACGAGCAGAGGCTCGATGCCCTCGTCTTTCCGCAGATGAGATGCGAGCTTCCGCCCTTGCACGGAAAGGACACCATTCAGGAGACGACGGTGGGGGAGATCAACATCGCGGGCGTGCCAGGCATCGCGGTTCCCGCCGGTTACTACGAGTCGGGCTCGCCGTTCGGGCTTATCTTTGTGGGTCGCCAGTGGGACGAGGCAGCGCTGCTGGGCCTCGCCTACGCCTATGAGCAAGGCGCGGGCAGGCGGAAGGCGCCAGTGCTCGGCTGA
- a CDS encoding MFS transporter: MLLIIDESGGNLVDRELLDTEPKKPCAVPAQASPCDALFIRSQPTSVDRPCRRARLALAATILGSSMAFIDGSVVNVALPAIQSDFRATVQAVQWVVNAYLLFLGSLVLVGGSMGDHFGRRTIFIAGIALFTLASAACGFAPSVHALIAARAFQGIGAALLVPSSLAIIGAVFEGEARGRAIGTWAGVGAITSAVGPVAGGWLVDALSWRAIFFLNVPLAAVTIALAVLSVPDSHKLDEPRQVDWPGALCAAAGLAALTYGLTDAAAHGFADPFVLSALGAGVVVLAAFVRIEAKSRHPMMPLDVFRSRDFAGANLVTLLLYFGLGGVFFFLPFTLIRAHGYTATQAGAALLPAPVIIGLLSRLTGGLTSRFGSRLLLTVGPSVAGIGFALLALPFAGGSYWSGFFPALAVLGLGMTITVAPLTTTVMNSVPADRAGIASGINNAVARVASLLAIAVLGIVFVWSHHAALSARLDALHVPQNARATATSLQSGIQSATAASDGHALPVARADADAIADALRAVALVAAACAFAGAGIAAATIQPRK, encoded by the coding sequence ATGCTACTCATCATCGATGAGAGCGGGGGCAACTTGGTCGACCGGGAATTGCTCGACACAGAGCCGAAGAAGCCGTGCGCCGTGCCTGCGCAGGCAAGCCCGTGCGACGCGCTTTTCATTCGCTCGCAGCCAACGAGCGTGGACCGTCCGTGCCGTCGCGCGCGTCTCGCGCTCGCCGCGACGATTCTCGGGTCGAGCATGGCGTTTATCGACGGCTCGGTCGTCAATGTCGCGCTGCCCGCCATTCAAAGCGACTTCCGCGCGACGGTCCAGGCGGTGCAGTGGGTGGTGAATGCGTACCTGCTTTTTCTCGGCTCGCTCGTGCTGGTCGGCGGGTCCATGGGCGATCACTTCGGCCGCCGCACGATCTTCATTGCGGGCATCGCGCTGTTCACGCTCGCGTCGGCGGCTTGCGGGTTTGCGCCGAGCGTCCATGCGCTGATCGCGGCGCGCGCGTTCCAAGGCATCGGCGCCGCATTGCTCGTGCCGAGCAGTCTCGCAATCATAGGCGCGGTATTCGAAGGCGAAGCCCGCGGGCGTGCAATCGGCACCTGGGCCGGCGTGGGCGCGATTACATCGGCGGTGGGGCCGGTAGCAGGCGGCTGGCTCGTCGATGCATTGTCGTGGCGAGCAATTTTCTTTCTCAACGTGCCGCTTGCAGCGGTGACGATCGCGCTCGCCGTCTTGTCGGTGCCCGATAGCCACAAGCTCGATGAACCTCGACAAGTCGACTGGCCCGGCGCGCTGTGCGCGGCAGCAGGACTTGCCGCGCTCACATACGGCCTGACCGACGCCGCCGCGCACGGGTTCGCCGATCCGTTCGTACTATCCGCACTCGGCGCCGGTGTCGTCGTGCTCGCCGCATTCGTGCGGATCGAGGCGAAAAGCCGTCACCCGATGATGCCGCTCGACGTCTTTCGCTCGCGAGATTTCGCAGGCGCCAATCTCGTGACACTGCTGCTTTACTTCGGCCTCGGTGGCGTATTTTTCTTCCTGCCGTTCACGCTGATTCGCGCACATGGCTACACGGCGACGCAAGCCGGTGCGGCGCTGCTTCCGGCGCCCGTCATCATCGGTTTGCTATCGCGATTGACCGGCGGCCTGACGAGCCGCTTCGGCTCGCGCTTGCTGTTGACAGTGGGACCAAGCGTCGCCGGAATCGGTTTCGCACTGCTGGCGCTGCCGTTTGCGGGCGGCAGCTATTGGAGCGGATTCTTCCCTGCGCTGGCCGTGCTCGGCCTCGGGATGACGATCACCGTCGCGCCGTTGACCACGACCGTCATGAATTCGGTGCCGGCCGACCGCGCGGGCATTGCGTCGGGCATCAACAACGCTGTTGCGCGCGTGGCCAGCCTGCTGGCGATTGCCGTGCTCGGCATCGTGTTCGTCTGGTCGCACCATGCGGCGTTGTCGGCGCGGCTCGATGCGTTGCACGTGCCGCAGAATGCACGCGCGACCGCGACGTCGTTGCAGTCGGGAATTCAGTCTGCGACAGCGGCGAGCGATGGACATGCGCTACCAGTCGCACGGGCAGACGCCGACGCTATCGCTGATGCGCTGCGCGCTGTCGCGCTGGTCGCGGCCGCGTGCGCGTTCGCCGGAGCGGGAATTGCGGCGGCGACGATTCAGCCGCGTAAGTGA
- a CDS encoding ANTAR domain-containing response regulator: MSARTDRGQRSLTGSILERNARVVVFHPDDDDGLTLTNHLRRMGFQVERCWPPTDTLPEKTDLVFRALLPEERAPKGEWCGPDAPPVICVVAYENPTFIDQAIKMGSDGIVTTPIRASGLLSTVVMALYHARRARQHTQRIARLEQKLLDSRHLQEAKSILMTMHRLSEREAYDMLRAQAMEKRVTIDDICHSVIQAGEVLQIARGLNSDDGRDTE; the protein is encoded by the coding sequence GTGAGCGCGCGAACAGACAGAGGTCAGCGAAGCCTCACGGGTTCGATTCTCGAGCGCAATGCACGGGTCGTCGTTTTTCATCCGGACGACGATGACGGGCTGACGCTCACGAACCATCTCAGGCGCATGGGCTTCCAGGTCGAGCGATGCTGGCCGCCCACGGACACCCTGCCGGAAAAGACCGATCTCGTGTTTCGTGCGTTGCTGCCCGAAGAGCGCGCGCCGAAGGGCGAGTGGTGCGGGCCGGATGCGCCGCCCGTCATCTGCGTGGTGGCATACGAGAACCCGACGTTCATCGATCAGGCTATCAAGATGGGATCGGACGGCATCGTCACCACGCCGATTCGCGCCTCCGGGCTGCTGTCCACGGTGGTGATGGCGCTCTATCACGCGAGGCGCGCGCGTCAACACACGCAACGCATCGCGAGGCTCGAACAGAAGCTGCTCGACAGCCGGCACTTGCAGGAAGCCAAGAGCATCCTGATGACGATGCATCGCTTGAGCGAGCGCGAGGCCTACGACATGCTGCGCGCGCAGGCAATGGAGAAGCGCGTGACGATCGACGATATCTGTCATTCCGTCATTCAGGCAGGCGAAGTCTTGCAGATCGCACGCGGGCTGAATTCGGACGACGGGCGCGACACGGAGTGA
- a CDS encoding ABC transporter substrate-binding protein, with product MTMKRSWAGRFLSISTATALGAGSSGAVSAAPSEALVTAAKQEGQLTTIALPHDWCGYGALIDAFQKKYGIHVNELNPDAGSGDEIEAIKANKGNKGPQAPDVIDVGLSFGPSAKKEGLLQPYKVATWDSIPAASKDAEGYWYGDYYGVLAFEVNADMIDKPPSDWGDLLKSDYRNAVSLAGDPRSANQAIQAVYAAGVSQTKGDGSKADQAGLKFFADLNKSGNFVPVIGKAASLAQGTTPIIVRWDYNALADRDTLKGNPKVQVIVPKTGVVAGVYVQAISAYAPHPNAAKLWMEFLYSDEGQLGWLAGYCHPMRYNELVAQKKVPQALLAKLPPASAYSNAVFPTLDQQNATKDAVTKGWDHVVGANVK from the coding sequence ATGACGATGAAGCGTAGCTGGGCGGGCCGTTTTCTTTCGATCTCCACGGCAACGGCGCTCGGGGCGGGCAGCAGCGGCGCCGTATCGGCCGCGCCATCCGAGGCGCTCGTCACCGCCGCGAAGCAGGAAGGGCAATTGACCACGATCGCGTTGCCGCACGACTGGTGCGGATACGGCGCGCTGATCGACGCGTTCCAGAAGAAGTACGGCATTCACGTCAACGAGCTCAACCCGGACGCGGGTTCGGGCGACGAGATCGAAGCAATCAAGGCGAACAAAGGCAACAAGGGACCGCAAGCGCCGGATGTGATCGATGTCGGGCTGTCGTTCGGTCCGTCCGCGAAAAAAGAAGGCTTGTTGCAGCCTTACAAGGTGGCGACGTGGGACTCGATCCCCGCTGCGTCGAAGGATGCGGAAGGCTACTGGTATGGCGACTACTACGGCGTGCTCGCGTTCGAAGTCAACGCGGACATGATCGACAAGCCGCCGTCCGATTGGGGCGATCTGCTCAAATCCGACTATCGCAACGCGGTCTCGCTCGCAGGCGACCCGCGTTCGGCGAATCAGGCGATTCAGGCCGTCTATGCAGCGGGCGTTTCGCAGACGAAGGGTGACGGCTCCAAGGCCGACCAGGCGGGCCTGAAGTTCTTCGCCGATCTCAACAAGAGCGGCAACTTCGTGCCGGTGATCGGCAAGGCCGCGTCGCTTGCGCAGGGCACGACGCCGATCATCGTGCGCTGGGATTACAACGCGCTTGCCGATCGCGACACGCTCAAGGGCAATCCCAAAGTGCAGGTGATCGTGCCGAAGACGGGCGTCGTCGCAGGCGTGTATGTGCAAGCGATCAGCGCTTATGCACCGCACCCGAACGCGGCGAAACTGTGGATGGAATTCCTTTACTCCGACGAAGGGCAACTCGGCTGGCTCGCCGGATACTGCCATCCCATGCGCTATAACGAACTGGTCGCGCAGAAGAAAGTGCCGCAGGCGCTGCTCGCGAAGCTGCCGCCGGCATCGGCTTACAGCAACGCCGTGTTCCCGACGCTCGACCAGCAAAACGCGACGAAAGACGCCGTCACCAAGGGTTGGGATCACGTCGTCGGCGCGAACGTGAAGTAG
- a CDS encoding ABC transporter permease, whose product MKTQSRAGAWIAMIVGTLYFLIPLAATFEFSLRMRRDGYSFDAYRVVLGDPHFQASFGYSVLMGLLTIVIGVLLVVPTAYWVQLRLPKLRPVVEFITLLPLVIPAIVIVFGYLRIYNSSSILPLTSNERATDLLLVFGYVTLSLPYMYRAVDAGMRAVDVRSLTEAAECLGAGWTTILFRVIFPNVRSGILSGAFLTFAVVIGEFTIASLLDRPAFGPYLQLIGANRAYEPSALAIIAFIVTWASMGLIQVFGSARALAGRKT is encoded by the coding sequence ATGAAGACGCAATCGCGCGCGGGCGCCTGGATCGCGATGATCGTCGGCACGCTGTACTTTCTGATTCCGCTCGCCGCCACCTTCGAGTTCAGCCTGCGGATGCGCCGCGATGGCTACAGCTTCGACGCCTATCGAGTCGTGCTCGGCGATCCGCATTTTCAGGCTTCGTTCGGCTATTCGGTGCTGATGGGCCTGCTCACCATCGTGATCGGCGTGCTGCTCGTCGTGCCCACCGCGTATTGGGTGCAACTGCGTCTGCCGAAGTTGCGGCCCGTCGTCGAATTCATCACCTTGCTGCCGCTCGTGATACCGGCCATCGTGATCGTCTTCGGCTATCTGCGCATCTATAACAGCAGTTCGATCCTGCCGCTCACCAGCAACGAGCGCGCGACCGATCTGCTGCTCGTCTTCGGCTACGTCACGCTGTCTTTGCCCTACATGTATCGCGCCGTAGATGCGGGCATGCGCGCCGTGGACGTTCGCTCGCTGACCGAGGCCGCCGAATGTCTCGGCGCGGGCTGGACGACGATCCTCTTCCGCGTGATCTTCCCCAACGTGCGCTCGGGGATTCTGTCCGGCGCGTTTCTGACGTTCGCCGTCGTGATCGGCGAATTCACGATCGCGAGCCTGCTCGACCGTCCTGCGTTCGGACCTTATCTGCAATTGATCGGCGCGAACCGCGCATACGAACCGTCGGCGCTGGCGATTATCGCGTTCATCGTCACATGGGCATCGATGGGCCTGATCCAGGTGTTCGGATCGGCGCGCGCACTGGCCGGCCGTAAAACCTGA
- a CDS encoding acetamidase/formamidase family protein yields MKWLEDSIMMKRGVGADREPVEHHLTEEMQKTYHYTIGPYSQPVLHVKPGDRVVVETRDAFEGKIKEETDKPSEVLKVPFLNPQNGPIMIEGAEKGDVVAVYIEKMAPRGDDPHGFCCMIPNFGGLTGTDYTALLNEPLPEVVRKIRIDEENVYWSKRNTLPYKPHIGTLSLSPEIDSINSLTPDNHGGNMDVPDMGPGSITYLPVRSPGGRLFIGDAHACQGDGEVCGTAVEYRSTTTVRVDLIKKWQIDWPRLENEDALMSIGSARPLEDATRIAYRELVLWMAAEYGFDKWDAYMMLSQVGKVRLGNFVDPKYTVGAMVAKHYLK; encoded by the coding sequence ATGAAATGGCTTGAAGATTCGATCATGATGAAGCGTGGCGTCGGCGCGGATCGCGAACCGGTGGAGCACCATCTGACCGAGGAAATGCAGAAGACCTATCACTACACGATCGGGCCGTACTCGCAACCGGTGTTGCATGTGAAGCCCGGCGATCGCGTGGTGGTGGAGACGCGCGATGCGTTCGAAGGCAAGATCAAAGAGGAGACCGACAAGCCGTCCGAGGTGCTGAAGGTGCCGTTCCTCAATCCGCAAAACGGCCCGATCATGATCGAGGGCGCGGAGAAGGGCGATGTGGTCGCCGTGTACATCGAGAAGATGGCGCCGCGCGGTGACGATCCGCACGGCTTCTGCTGCATGATTCCCAACTTCGGCGGACTGACGGGCACGGACTACACGGCGCTCTTGAATGAGCCGCTGCCGGAAGTGGTGCGCAAGATCAGGATCGACGAAGAAAACGTGTACTGGAGCAAGCGCAATACGCTGCCGTACAAGCCGCATATCGGGACGCTGAGTCTTTCGCCGGAGATCGACTCCATCAATTCGCTCACGCCCGACAACCACGGCGGCAACATGGACGTGCCCGACATGGGACCGGGCAGCATCACGTACTTGCCGGTGCGCTCGCCGGGCGGGCGGCTCTTCATCGGCGATGCGCACGCCTGTCAGGGCGATGGCGAAGTGTGCGGCACGGCGGTCGAATATCGGAGCACGACGACCGTGCGCGTCGATCTCATCAAGAAGTGGCAGATCGACTGGCCGCGGCTCGAGAACGAAGACGCGCTCATGAGCATCGGCAGCGCGCGGCCGCTGGAAGACGCGACGCGCATTGCCTACCGCGAACTGGTGCTATGGATGGCCGCGGAATACGGCTTCGACAAGTGGGACGCGTACATGATGCTGAGCCAGGTCGGCAAGGTTCGACTGGGCAATTTTGTCGATCCAAAATACACGGTTGGCGCGATGGTCGCCAAGCATTACCTCAAGTAA
- a CDS encoding SDR family NAD(P)-dependent oxidoreductase, producing the protein MDLQLKGLKAIVTGGTKGIGLAIARTLATEGADVAICARDEASVAATASALSELSGARASGAAVDVSDGAALKAWVERVGAEWGGLDIVVANVSALAIGNDLESWRKEFETDLLGTVNLVDAAMPYLTASKAASIVAISSVSAREIDFAAGPYGVFKAAIVHYTQGLANQLASKGIRANTVSPGNVYFEGGVWDWIEHNDPALFERALALNPTGRMARPQEIANAVAFVASPAASFVSGANIVVDGALTRGVQL; encoded by the coding sequence ATGGACCTGCAACTGAAGGGCTTGAAAGCGATCGTGACCGGCGGGACCAAGGGCATTGGTCTCGCGATCGCGCGGACGCTGGCTACCGAGGGCGCCGATGTGGCCATCTGCGCGCGCGACGAAGCGAGCGTCGCAGCGACGGCGAGCGCGCTATCCGAACTGAGCGGCGCGCGGGCGTCGGGTGCGGCCGTCGATGTCTCCGATGGCGCGGCGCTCAAGGCGTGGGTCGAACGTGTCGGCGCGGAGTGGGGCGGGCTGGATATCGTCGTGGCGAATGTGAGCGCGCTTGCCATCGGCAACGACCTCGAGTCGTGGCGCAAGGAGTTCGAGACCGATCTGCTCGGCACGGTGAATCTCGTCGATGCCGCCATGCCTTATCTCACCGCGAGCAAGGCGGCGTCGATCGTTGCCATATCGAGCGTGTCGGCACGCGAGATCGACTTCGCGGCCGGACCTTATGGCGTCTTCAAGGCCGCGATCGTGCACTACACGCAGGGGCTCGCGAATCAATTGGCCTCGAAGGGGATTCGCGCAAACACGGTTTCGCCGGGCAACGTGTACTTCGAAGGCGGCGTGTGGGACTGGATCGAGCACAACGATCCGGCGTTGTTCGAACGCGCGTTGGCGTTGAATCCGACCGGCCGCATGGCGAGGCCGCAAGAGATCGCCAATGCGGTGGCGTTCGTCGCCAGTCCGGCTGCGAGCTTCGTGAGCGGCGCGAACATCGTCGTCGACGGTGCGCTCACGCGCGGCGTCCAGCTCTGA
- a CDS encoding transporter substrate-binding domain-containing protein produces the protein MALSDPIRVGLLCSTSGSTALLEQSQWRGARLAVEEINARGGIGGRELVAIHYDPASDPAVFRELAERLIVKDGVNTIFGGYTSTSRKAMLPVVEKHNRLLIYAQMYEGFEYSDNIIYSGASPNQNGVQLADFMTETFGARVYFVGSSYVYPYECNRTMQELLLQHPEGAILGERYLSLDATREQFEQVVADIRRKSPDWIFSTVIGATVPYLYDAYAHADFDPSRMPIGSLNTSETEIHAMQRGIAAGHITAAPYFQSVDTEENHRAVAHHQSRYGSDTPTDMNWEAAYYQMHMFAEAYARSGSDEIGVIMPHLLGSEYAAPQGRVRIDPVNHHMALYPRIGRVNADGQFTILRESKFAVGPDPYMTRQKLGDWVTKLSTREY, from the coding sequence ATGGCTTTGTCCGATCCCATCAGAGTGGGTCTGCTGTGCTCGACGAGCGGCTCGACCGCTCTGCTCGAGCAGTCGCAATGGCGCGGGGCGCGCCTCGCCGTCGAGGAGATCAATGCGCGCGGCGGCATCGGCGGGCGCGAGCTCGTCGCGATTCACTATGACCCCGCGTCCGATCCGGCCGTGTTCCGCGAGCTTGCCGAGCGGCTGATCGTGAAGGACGGCGTCAATACGATCTTCGGCGGATATACGTCGACGAGCCGCAAGGCGATGCTGCCCGTCGTCGAGAAGCACAACCGGCTTCTCATCTACGCGCAGATGTACGAGGGCTTCGAGTATTCGGACAACATCATCTACAGCGGCGCGTCGCCTAATCAGAACGGCGTGCAACTGGCGGACTTCATGACCGAGACCTTCGGCGCGCGCGTGTACTTCGTCGGGTCGAGCTACGTCTATCCGTACGAATGCAACCGCACGATGCAGGAGCTGCTGCTGCAGCATCCCGAAGGCGCGATCCTCGGCGAACGGTATCTGTCGCTCGACGCCACGCGCGAGCAGTTCGAGCAAGTGGTCGCGGACATCCGGCGCAAGTCTCCGGACTGGATTTTCAGCACGGTCATCGGCGCGACGGTGCCGTATCTCTACGATGCCTACGCGCACGCCGACTTCGATCCGTCGCGCATGCCCATCGGCAGCCTGAATACGTCGGAGACCGAAATCCACGCGATGCAGCGCGGCATCGCGGCAGGGCACATCACGGCAGCGCCTTATTTTCAGAGCGTCGATACCGAAGAGAATCACCGCGCCGTCGCGCATCACCAGTCGCGCTACGGTTCGGACACCCCGACGGACATGAACTGGGAGGCCGCGTACTATCAAATGCACATGTTCGCCGAAGCCTACGCACGTTCCGGTTCCGACGAGATCGGCGTCATCATGCCGCATCTGCTCGGATCGGAATACGCGGCGCCGCAGGGGCGGGTGCGTATCGATCCCGTGAATCATCACATGGCGCTCTATCCGCGCATCGGCCGCGTGAACGCCGATGGCCAGTTCACCATTCTGCGCGAGTCGAAGTTCGCCGTCGGTCCCGACCCGTACATGACGCGCCAGAAGCTCGGGGACTGGGTCACGAAGCTGAGCACGCGAGAGTACTGA